A region from the Wolbachia endosymbiont of Folsomia candida genome encodes:
- the rpsQ gene encoding 30S ribosomal protein S17 has translation MPKKVFCGTVIKTKCDKTVKVSVLQVYKDKLYKKVIKKYKKYTAHDENNSCKEGDKVSIQEHKPISATKKWVVVNSSN, from the coding sequence ATGCCTAAGAAGGTTTTTTGTGGTACTGTAATTAAGACTAAGTGTGATAAGACTGTAAAAGTTTCAGTATTGCAAGTGTATAAAGATAAGCTGTATAAAAAAGTTATAAAAAAATATAAGAAATATACAGCACATGATGAGAATAATAGTTGTAAAGAAGGGGATAAGGTTTCAATACAAGAACATAAGCCTATTTCTGCGACTAAAAAATGGGTTGTTGTTAATAGCTCAAATTAA
- the rplE gene encoding 50S ribosomal protein L5, whose product MFKELYKDSVVKSLKDKFNYSNIMQVPKLVKVCINMGVGDAAADSKAIDEPLESLYLIAGQKPVSTSAKQSISGFKIRKDAKVGCKVTLRRDKMYEFLERLVYIALPREKDFRGFSVKQFDGNGNFSFGIKEHISFLEIDYDKISKIIGMDVNIVTTAASDKEAKELLVAFKFPFFD is encoded by the coding sequence ATGTTTAAAGAATTGTATAAAGATAGCGTAGTAAAGTCCTTAAAGGATAAGTTTAATTACAGCAACATAATGCAAGTGCCTAAGCTTGTAAAAGTTTGTATTAATATGGGTGTTGGAGATGCTGCTGCAGATAGTAAAGCAATAGATGAACCGCTTGAGAGCTTATATTTAATTGCAGGGCAAAAACCTGTATCGACTTCTGCAAAACAATCTATTTCTGGTTTTAAAATTAGAAAAGATGCTAAAGTAGGTTGTAAAGTGACTTTGCGTAGAGACAAAATGTATGAGTTTTTAGAAAGATTGGTATATATTGCTTTGCCAAGGGAAAAAGATTTCAGAGGTTTTAGTGTAAAGCAGTTTGACGGTAATGGTAATTTTTCCTTCGGTATAAAGGAGCATATATCATTTTTAGAAATAGATTACGATAAAATAAGTAAGATTATAGGTATGGATGTTAATATTGTAACAACTGCAGCTAGTGATAAGGAAGCAAAGGAGTTATTAGTAGCTTTTAAATTTCCTTTTTTTGATTAA
- the rplN gene encoding 50S ribosomal protein L14, translated as MIQKNTLLEVADNSGARAVLCIGLLGGRKSATVGDTIIVSTKSITPRGKVEKGKVYRAVIVRVKKAIRKSDGSVIRFSSNAVVLINNQGEPLGTRVFGPVKKLSSGAFMKIMSLAVEVL; from the coding sequence ATGATTCAGAAGAATACATTGTTGGAAGTAGCTGATAATTCTGGTGCGCGTGCGGTGCTTTGTATTGGTTTATTGGGTGGCAGAAAATCTGCAACTGTAGGTGATACGATTATTGTATCTACTAAATCTATTACTCCAAGAGGAAAGGTTGAGAAAGGGAAAGTATATAGAGCAGTTATTGTGAGAGTGAAAAAGGCTATTAGGAAGTCTGACGGTTCTGTGATTCGTTTTTCTAGCAATGCTGTAGTTTTAATTAATAATCAAGGCGAGCCACTTGGCACACGGGTATTTGGTCCGGTGAAAAAGTTATCGTCTGGTGCTTTTATGAAAATAATGTCACTAGCTGTTGAGGTTTTATAA
- the rpsN gene encoding 30S ribosomal protein S14 → MAKKSMIERNLRRIKLCDQYKEKRAELKSIINNKNLSISERFAAQNKLIKKLPRNSSKVRIRNRCELTGRPRGVYSKFGLCRIVLRDLCSFGHIPGVTKSSW, encoded by the coding sequence ATGGCAAAAAAATCTATGATAGAAAGAAATCTTCGCAGGATAAAGTTGTGCGATCAATATAAGGAAAAAAGGGCAGAGTTGAAATCTATAATAAATAATAAGAATTTATCTATTAGTGAGAGGTTTGCGGCTCAAAATAAGTTGATCAAGAAATTACCTAGAAATTCCTCTAAAGTTAGGATTAGAAATAGGTGCGAATTGACTGGAAGGCCAAGAGGGGTATATAGCAAGTTTGGTTTGTGTAGAATTGTTTTGCGTGATTTATGTTCTTTTGGGCACATTCCAGGAGTTACAAAGTCTAGTTGGTAA
- the rplF gene encoding 50S ribosomal protein L6, with translation MSRIGAAPINIPAGISVEYNNGRMLIKSAKAEKELSLISDVVCQVIDNQLLLSVDQDKDNYDEIKPMWGTYRSNINNIINGMVDGFSVDLEINGVGYKAECDGKYLTLYLGYSHNVKYKVPKDVEIKCIKPTHLVVSGMDKQKVYMVASDICRIRKYDPYKGKGIVIKGKFMLRKVVSKKK, from the coding sequence ATGTCTCGTATAGGTGCTGCTCCTATCAATATTCCTGCTGGTATTTCAGTGGAATATAATAATGGTAGGATGTTAATAAAGAGTGCTAAGGCTGAAAAAGAGCTTAGCTTGATCAGTGATGTTGTATGCCAGGTTATTGATAATCAGCTACTTCTTTCTGTGGATCAAGATAAAGATAATTATGATGAAATAAAGCCTATGTGGGGTACTTATAGAAGTAATATTAATAATATCATTAATGGAATGGTTGATGGTTTTTCTGTTGATCTTGAAATAAATGGTGTTGGATATAAAGCAGAGTGCGATGGGAAGTATTTGACTTTATATCTTGGTTATAGCCATAATGTTAAATATAAAGTGCCTAAAGATGTTGAGATTAAGTGCATAAAGCCAACTCACTTGGTAGTAAGTGGTATGGATAAGCAAAAAGTCTATATGGTGGCATCTGATATATGTAGGATTAGGAAGTACGATCCTTATAAAGGTAAGGGTATTGTAATAAAGGGTAAATTTATGTTGCGTAAAGTTGTAAGTAAAAAGAAGTAA
- the rplV gene encoding 50S ribosomal protein L22, protein MKNRDVIVEASSKVLKSTPRKLNLAAGLVRNKKVSFATVQLKFCEKKAAGLISKVLNSAIANAQYNYGLDIDNLYIKEILIGKSFTLRRVYPKAMGRANRISKRYSNITIKLGEVVQLVKNKKLEKEV, encoded by the coding sequence ATGAAAAACAGGGATGTAATAGTTGAAGCTAGCTCTAAAGTTTTAAAATCAACTCCTCGTAAGTTGAATTTGGCTGCTGGTTTGGTGCGTAATAAGAAAGTTTCTTTTGCTACGGTGCAATTAAAATTTTGTGAAAAGAAAGCTGCTGGTCTTATAAGTAAAGTATTAAACTCTGCAATTGCTAATGCTCAATATAATTATGGGTTGGATATCGATAATTTATATATAAAAGAGATTTTAATAGGCAAGTCTTTTACTTTGCGTAGGGTATATCCAAAAGCTATGGGTAGAGCTAATAGAATTAGTAAGCGTTATAGCAATATAACTATAAAATTGGGAGAAGTTGTACAGCTAGTAAAAAATAAGAAGTTAGAAAAGGAAGTATAA
- the rpsS gene encoding 30S ribosomal protein S19 — protein sequence MSRSVWKPPFCHPSVLRKWRVLSEKGGVQTRSMKIKIRSRSSVILSQFLGYSFAVYNGKDYIPVNISDQNMIGRKFGEFSPTRKFAGHSGDKKATRR from the coding sequence ATGAGTAGATCCGTGTGGAAGCCGCCTTTTTGTCATCCTTCTGTATTACGAAAATGGAGGGTGTTAAGTGAGAAGGGTGGTGTTCAGACTCGTAGTATGAAGATAAAAATACGTTCTAGGTCTTCTGTAATACTATCTCAGTTTTTGGGATATAGTTTTGCTGTTTATAATGGTAAGGATTATATTCCTGTTAATATTAGTGATCAAAATATGATAGGACGTAAATTTGGTGAGTTTTCACCTACTCGCAAATTTGCTGGGCATAGTGGTGATAAAAAGGCGACAAGAAGGTAA
- the rpmC gene encoding 50S ribosomal protein L29, producing the protein MDITDIRSKSSQELHEILVNLRKEFVNLVFQKKLGQSNNISRFGLIKKSIARILTALNERKREEKNA; encoded by the coding sequence ATGGATATAACTGATATTAGATCGAAATCTTCGCAGGAATTACATGAGATTCTCGTGAATTTGAGAAAGGAGTTTGTTAATTTGGTTTTTCAAAAAAAATTAGGCCAGTCTAATAATATTTCGCGTTTTGGTTTGATAAAAAAGAGCATAGCTCGTATTTTAACTGCATTAAATGAAAGAAAAAGAGAGGAAAAGAATGCCTAA
- the rpsH gene encoding 30S ribosomal protein S8, whose product MALSDTIGDFLTRIRNAQLAMHRTTRVLFSKMNSSILEILKEEGYILAYEKEVVDNLPSFTVKLKYYEKSPVISEIVRVSKPGCRRYSKYKDISKAYNGLGIFIVSTSKGVMTDYNAHKLKVGGEVLCRVF is encoded by the coding sequence GTGGCGTTATCTGATACTATTGGTGATTTTTTAACAAGAATACGTAATGCGCAATTGGCAATGCATAGGACGACAAGGGTACTGTTTTCTAAGATGAATTCTTCTATATTGGAGATTTTAAAAGAGGAAGGGTATATCCTTGCTTATGAAAAGGAAGTTGTAGATAATTTACCTTCTTTTACTGTAAAATTGAAGTACTATGAGAAGTCACCTGTAATTAGTGAAATAGTTAGGGTGTCAAAGCCTGGTTGTCGTCGTTATTCTAAGTATAAAGACATTTCTAAAGCATATAATGGTCTTGGTATTTTTATTGTATCCACATCCAAAGGAGTGATGACCGATTATAATGCACATAAATTAAAGGTTGGTGGAGAAGTTTTGTGTCGTGTGTTTTAA
- the rplP gene encoding 50S ribosomal protein L16 produces MFVPKKSKYKKVFKGRIKGNTKGGSTLSFGDYGLKAMEAGRIQSKHIETARRVISRTLKRSGKVWIRIFPDTPVSKKPADVRMGKGKGSVEFWVFKAKPGRVLFEISNDVPMHLAKLALDKATAKLPIKCKFISNHN; encoded by the coding sequence ATGTTTGTTCCCAAAAAAAGTAAATATAAAAAAGTATTTAAAGGACGAATTAAGGGTAACACGAAAGGTGGCAGTACGCTATCTTTTGGAGATTATGGTCTAAAGGCTATGGAAGCTGGTAGGATTCAATCTAAACATATTGAAACTGCAAGGCGTGTGATATCTAGAACTTTAAAACGTTCTGGTAAAGTCTGGATAAGGATTTTTCCTGACACTCCTGTTAGTAAAAAGCCAGCGGATGTGCGTATGGGTAAGGGAAAAGGTAGTGTTGAGTTTTGGGTATTTAAAGCTAAGCCTGGCAGGGTTTTATTTGAAATTAGTAATGATGTTCCAATGCATTTAGCGAAATTAGCGCTTGATAAGGCAACTGCTAAGCTTCCCATAAAGTGTAAATTTATATCTAATCATAATTAA
- the rplR gene encoding 50S ribosomal protein L18, producing MKRLYNFLSNHEKRKLRNRAKLDKSAERLRISIFKSNRHFYVQLINDVKGVTLTSASTLDAKIKDVCKGKVNAETIKQVSSLMIERLSGLKLEQDLVFDRGAYKYTGLVSQFAEALRSSGFKF from the coding sequence ATGAAAAGATTGTATAATTTTTTAAGTAACCATGAAAAAAGGAAGCTCCGTAATAGAGCGAAGCTCGACAAGAGCGCTGAGCGTTTGCGTATATCTATATTTAAATCTAATAGGCATTTTTATGTCCAGTTAATTAATGATGTAAAAGGAGTAACTCTCACTTCAGCTTCTACTTTAGATGCTAAAATCAAGGATGTATGTAAGGGAAAAGTCAATGCTGAAACTATAAAACAGGTTTCTTCTTTAATGATTGAGCGCTTATCTGGTCTAAAATTAGAGCAAGATCTGGTGTTTGATCGTGGAGCATATAAATATACAGGGTTAGTTTCTCAGTTTGCTGAAGCTTTAAGAAGCTCTGGATTTAAGTTTTAG
- the rplB gene encoding 50S ribosomal protein L2, whose product MGIKFLNPVTPSSRGTVLVSRVGLSKDKPEKCLTRGKSSTGGRNNYGRITTRHKGGGHKQTYRIVDFKRNRNDQAVVEKIEYDPNRSAFLALVSYKEDGTKSYILAPQGMKPGDVIMSGSDADILPGNCLLLKHIPVGAFVHNIEFKPGNGAAIARSAGCYAQIVGRDGQYVLLRLRSGQVRLILSACKATIGVVSNSDHKNRKLGKAGRNRWLGVRPSVRGVAMNPVDHPHGGGEGKTSGGRHPVTPWGVATKGKKTRKKNKASNKYIKQLKG is encoded by the coding sequence ATGGGTATAAAATTTCTTAATCCTGTTACTCCATCTTCTCGTGGAACTGTTTTAGTAAGTAGAGTTGGTTTATCAAAAGATAAGCCAGAAAAGTGTCTTACGCGTGGTAAAAGTTCTACTGGTGGAAGAAATAATTATGGTAGGATTACAACTCGTCATAAAGGTGGTGGTCATAAACAGACTTATAGAATTGTAGATTTTAAACGTAATAGAAATGATCAAGCGGTAGTTGAAAAGATAGAATATGATCCGAATAGAAGTGCGTTTTTAGCATTAGTGTCATATAAGGAAGATGGTACTAAGTCTTATATATTAGCTCCTCAGGGTATGAAACCTGGTGATGTTATTATGTCTGGAAGTGATGCTGATATCCTGCCAGGGAATTGTTTGCTACTCAAGCATATACCTGTTGGTGCTTTTGTACATAATATTGAATTTAAGCCAGGTAATGGTGCTGCAATTGCTAGATCTGCTGGCTGCTATGCACAGATCGTTGGTCGTGATGGTCAATATGTCTTATTGCGTCTCAGATCTGGTCAAGTGAGGTTGATTTTATCTGCTTGCAAGGCTACTATTGGTGTAGTGTCTAACTCTGATCATAAAAATAGAAAATTGGGCAAGGCTGGAAGGAATAGGTGGCTCGGAGTTAGACCTAGTGTTCGTGGAGTTGCCATGAATCCTGTTGATCATCCTCATGGAGGAGGGGAAGGGAAAACTTCTGGTGGACGTCATCCTGTTACTCCTTGGGGTGTTGCAACTAAGGGTAAGAAAACTAGAAAGAAAAATAAAGCTAGTAATAAGTATATAAAACAATTAAAAGGGTAA
- the rplX gene encoding 50S ribosomal protein L24, producing MSAKIRSGDDVIILTGKDKGKIGKVIKVVARDNKRKVIVSGVNVCKRHTKPRGGNSGGILTKELPVDISNVATLDPKYKTATKVGFKVIDGKKVRFAKVSGEVID from the coding sequence ATGAGTGCTAAGATAAGAAGTGGTGATGACGTTATAATTTTAACTGGTAAAGATAAAGGAAAAATTGGTAAAGTAATCAAGGTTGTAGCGCGTGATAATAAAAGGAAAGTAATTGTTTCTGGGGTCAATGTTTGCAAGAGGCATACTAAACCGAGGGGTGGTAATAGTGGTGGTATATTAACTAAAGAGTTACCTGTTGATATATCCAACGTTGCAACATTAGATCCTAAATATAAAACTGCAACTAAAGTTGGATTTAAGGTTATAGATGGTAAAAAAGTGCGTTTTGCGAAAGTTTCTGGAGAAGTGATAGATTAG
- the rpsC gene encoding 30S ribosomal protein S3, producing the protein MGQKVNPIGFRLKINTNTWDSIWYANKDYKQRLHQDLYIRSYINKSFKHAGVSKVIIERKVDLVSVTIHSARPGVIIGKKGADIEKTKQKIAEKVKNSVELNVVEIKRSEIDATLISNSITQQLEKRVSFRRAMKKAIQSCLRMGGKGIKVSCSGRLGGAEIARTEWYKEGRLPLHTLRANIDYAFAEAKTIYGIIGVKVWVYIGN; encoded by the coding sequence ATGGGACAAAAGGTTAATCCTATAGGATTCAGGTTAAAAATAAATACTAATACCTGGGATTCTATTTGGTATGCTAATAAAGATTATAAGCAAAGGTTGCATCAAGATTTATATATTCGTAGCTATATAAATAAATCTTTTAAGCATGCTGGTGTTTCTAAAGTAATTATTGAGCGTAAGGTTGATTTGGTATCTGTAACAATACATTCTGCTAGGCCTGGAGTAATAATAGGTAAGAAAGGCGCAGATATTGAAAAGACGAAGCAAAAAATAGCTGAAAAGGTGAAAAATAGTGTAGAATTGAATGTAGTGGAGATTAAGAGATCTGAGATAGATGCAACTTTAATATCAAACAGCATTACGCAACAGTTGGAAAAAAGGGTTTCATTTAGAAGGGCAATGAAAAAGGCCATTCAAAGTTGTTTGAGGATGGGTGGTAAAGGTATTAAAGTAAGTTGTTCTGGGCGTCTTGGCGGAGCTGAGATAGCTCGTACTGAGTGGTATAAAGAAGGCCGTTTGCCTTTGCATACTTTACGTGCTAATATAGATTATGCTTTTGCTGAAGCGAAAACTATATATGGCATTATAGGAGTTAAGGTCTGGGTTTATATTGGTAACTAA
- a CDS encoding 50S ribosomal protein L23 yields the protein MIKYNNIIKSPILTEKASFLREKFNKYSLYVFANASKRQIKLAIESLFDVKISSMNVLKIKPKSRRFRGVVGCEKQKKKVYFSLMDGQKLDIMSV from the coding sequence ATGATTAAATATAATAATATAATAAAGTCTCCTATACTTACAGAGAAGGCTTCTTTTTTAAGGGAGAAATTTAATAAATATTCTTTGTATGTATTTGCAAATGCAAGTAAGCGTCAAATAAAATTAGCAATAGAATCTTTGTTTGATGTTAAAATTTCTTCTATGAATGTTCTTAAAATTAAGCCTAAATCTAGGCGCTTTAGGGGTGTGGTTGGTTGTGAAAAACAAAAAAAGAAGGTTTATTTTTCTTTAATGGATGGTCAAAAATTAGATATAATGAGTGTTTAA